The Pelistega ratti genome window below encodes:
- the tehA gene encoding dicarboxylate transporter/tellurite-resistance protein TehA — MNNKPFPLPTSYFGIPLGLSALSLTWAHVDELFAYSHLISNILGSIAILIWVLFIAMYIYKIFAYRSEVLEEYHCPIRFSFISMIPITTMLSGAILFRWIPTLGESLIWIGTIGQLLFSSIRISELWKGGTFQQKSTRPPFYLPAVAANFTSAGSLAMLGYHDLGYLFLGAGFFAWIIFEPVLLQHLRISSIEAPFRPTMGIILAPAFVGVSAYFSLNGGEVDTFAKFLWGYGFLQLFFLWRLLYWISENGINIGFWAFSFGLASLANSAIVYYRAGVLPELAVISFSFANIAIGYLILMTLWKLIKGQFWLKAK, encoded by the coding sequence ATGAATAATAAACCATTTCCTTTACCAACAAGCTATTTTGGTATTCCACTAGGTTTATCTGCATTATCTTTAACATGGGCTCATGTTGATGAGTTATTCGCTTATTCTCATCTTATTAGTAATATTCTTGGTAGTATCGCTATACTTATTTGGGTATTATTTATAGCAATGTATATCTATAAAATTTTTGCCTATCGTTCTGAAGTATTGGAAGAATATCATTGCCCTATACGATTCTCATTTATTTCAATGATTCCTATTACTACTATGTTGTCAGGGGCTATTTTATTCCGCTGGATTCCTACTCTAGGTGAAAGCCTTATTTGGATAGGAACAATAGGGCAGTTACTTTTTTCTTCTATTCGCATCAGTGAATTATGGAAAGGAGGTACATTCCAACAAAAATCAACTCGTCCTCCTTTTTATTTACCAGCAGTCGCTGCAAATTTTACTAGCGCAGGTTCCTTAGCCATGCTAGGATATCATGATTTAGGGTATTTATTTCTAGGTGCAGGTTTTTTCGCATGGATTATCTTTGAGCCTGTACTACTACAACACTTACGTATTTCTTCAATAGAAGCACCTTTTCGTCCTACTATGGGGATTATTTTAGCACCGGCTTTTGTAGGAGTATCTGCTTATTTTTCACTGAATGGTGGTGAGGTAGATACTTTTGCTAAGTTTTTATGGGGTTATGGGTTTTTACAGCTATTTTTCTTATGGCGTTTACTATACTGGATCAGTGAAAACGGTATTAATATAGGATTTTGGGCTTTTTCATTTGGTCTTGCTTCTTTAGCTAACTCAGCTATTGTTTATTATCGTGCAGGCGTATTACCAGAATTAGCGGTAATATCTTTTAGCTTTGCTAATATTGCTATAGGCTATCTAATATTAATGACCCTTTGGAAACTTATAAAGGGGCAATTTTGGCTAAAAGCAAAATAG
- a CDS encoding tetratricopeptide repeat protein has translation MPEYTIEQVINIFIKNYGYHVRLNEFAEAEQQVQNLLKIQPNEPSHFYRLAYIYLKWNKPQQGVEWALKALEKDASDIPTWDILAHLYGDLHDDAKAAYYGRYALDLREQHLHGEHPKKPELPQIISKEGKNIIAFSLYGTAARYLEPAVINAQIVNHIYPGWICRFYLDHSVPHHAIKRLKANGAELVYIEEIDEALQHWPGTMWRFLAIDDPSVARVIFRDADSVIGYREAAAVQEWIKSGKLFHHMRDTGSHTDLILAGMWGAIGGAIPHIQEKINTFLAQGYKIKHFADQEFLGKYVWPYMHQSLYAHDRLFGFASGRPFPPLPFNPKQKIGSYESSSKLHVATNYPDGTKVRWTLFSQLEPLIQVDFSPIFSSKEWQVCSYEAIIKNGAFSDFIPKRFGSEDYRQWIRIEIEKIE, from the coding sequence ATGCCAGAATATACTATTGAACAAGTTATTAATATTTTTATAAAAAACTACGGTTATCATGTACGGCTAAATGAGTTTGCAGAAGCAGAGCAACAAGTACAAAACTTATTAAAAATTCAGCCAAATGAACCTAGCCATTTTTATCGTTTAGCCTATATTTATTTAAAATGGAATAAACCACAACAGGGTGTAGAATGGGCATTAAAAGCATTAGAAAAAGATGCCTCTGATATTCCTACATGGGATATTTTGGCGCATTTATATGGTGATTTACACGATGATGCAAAAGCCGCTTATTATGGACGGTATGCACTTGATTTACGCGAACAACACTTGCATGGTGAGCATCCTAAAAAACCTGAATTACCCCAAATAATCTCAAAAGAGGGCAAAAATATCATTGCCTTTTCTCTCTATGGTACTGCCGCTCGTTATCTTGAACCTGCTGTTATTAATGCACAAATCGTAAACCATATTTACCCTGGATGGATTTGTCGTTTTTATCTTGATCATAGTGTACCCCATCATGCTATTAAACGTTTAAAAGCGAATGGTGCAGAATTAGTTTATATTGAAGAAATAGATGAGGCACTTCAACACTGGCCGGGAACAATGTGGCGTTTTCTTGCTATTGATGACCCTTCTGTTGCTCGTGTTATTTTTCGTGATGCAGACTCTGTTATTGGCTATCGTGAAGCTGCCGCTGTACAAGAATGGATAAAAAGTGGAAAACTCTTTCATCATATGCGTGATACAGGCTCTCATACTGATCTCATTCTAGCGGGGATGTGGGGAGCAATAGGAGGAGCTATACCGCATATACAAGAAAAAATAAATACTTTCCTTGCCCAAGGTTATAAAATTAAACACTTTGCTGATCAGGAATTCCTTGGTAAATATGTATGGCCTTATATGCATCAAAGTCTATATGCACATGATCGTTTATTTGGCTTTGCAAGTGGTCGCCCATTCCCACCATTACCTTTTAATCCTAAACAAAAAATTGGTAGCTATGAATCCTCATCAAAACTTCATGTCGCCACAAATTATCCTGATGGTACAAAGGTACGCTGGACATTATTCAGTCAGCTTGAACCTCTAATACAAGTTGATTTTAGTCCTATTTTTTCTTCTAAAGAATGGCAAGTTTGTTCCTATGAAGCCATCATAAAAAATGGAGCATTTTCTGATTTTATTCCCAAACGTTTTGGCAGCGAGGATTATCGGCAATGGATACGTATTGAAATAGAAAAAATAGAGTGA
- a CDS encoding GRP family sugar transporter, with the protein MNILIGLLPAFFWGILPLCVARIGGKPAQQILGTTFGILAVAIISSIFFLPIHFDAWAYLMCFLSGASWAFGQMNQYRAFTQIGVSKTMPISTGLQLVGTALMGVLIFGDWASSTQKIIGFIALTLITIGIWLTTKQENPTQENAGNLKAGLITLLISTIGYIGYSFFPNFATNLSGQEKFLPQAIGMATAAILLTRRGEHQNRIFDGKIAQNLIGGLVFSGAALTYLISIEPSRNGVATGFTLSQMNVVIATLGSIYLLGEKKTSLEMRFITIGLILVVSGGIMIGLNH; encoded by the coding sequence ATGAATATTTTAATCGGCTTATTACCTGCTTTCTTTTGGGGAATTTTACCCCTTTGTGTTGCCCGTATTGGCGGTAAACCTGCTCAGCAAATTTTAGGTACAACGTTCGGAATTCTTGCCGTTGCTATTATAAGCAGTATTTTTTTTCTACCCATTCATTTTGATGCTTGGGCATATTTAATGTGCTTTCTATCAGGTGCTAGCTGGGCATTTGGACAAATGAATCAATACCGTGCCTTTACACAAATTGGTGTCTCTAAAACAATGCCTATTTCTACTGGTTTACAGCTTGTTGGAACAGCATTAATGGGTGTACTTATCTTTGGAGATTGGGCAAGTAGTACACAAAAAATTATTGGTTTTATCGCATTAACCTTAATTACTATTGGAATTTGGCTAACAACCAAACAAGAAAACCCTACGCAAGAAAATGCAGGAAATTTAAAAGCAGGGTTAATTACCTTACTTATTTCTACAATAGGCTATATTGGGTATTCTTTTTTCCCTAATTTTGCGACAAACCTTAGTGGGCAAGAAAAATTTTTACCACAAGCTATTGGTATGGCAACAGCTGCTATTTTATTAACTCGCCGTGGTGAACATCAAAACCGTATTTTTGACGGTAAAATAGCACAAAACCTTATTGGTGGTTTAGTTTTTTCTGGTGCAGCACTCACATATCTAATCTCTATTGAACCCAGTCGTAACGGTGTAGCAACAGGCTTCACGCTCTCTCAAATGAATGTTGTTATTGCTACACTCGGTAGTATTTATTTGCTTGGTGAAAAGAAAACATCGCTTGAAATGCGGTTTATCACTATTGGTTTAATTTTAGTTGTTAGTGGTGGTATTATGATTGGATTAAATCACTAA